Proteins encoded together in one Altererythrobacter epoxidivorans window:
- a CDS encoding AHH domain-containing protein codes for MGRKISRRKAIPFRSVNRRDAPGYLDDVQRHHILPRQLISRRCFGNFFARVGCASLGFDDFRSNGLLLPSTEGRAIAMGLPLHRGPHRHYNEIVIERVGSIETAWASKHPSDDGRAAIDAIFRLQLLQLALRRRLLEERRRIILNRKDPVGTGFDFTELDAMAEELWRSTAQSTA; via the coding sequence GCGATGCGCCCGGCTATCTCGACGACGTCCAGCGGCACCATATCCTGCCGCGCCAATTGATCAGCCGTAGGTGCTTTGGCAATTTTTTCGCCCGTGTGGGCTGTGCCAGTCTCGGCTTCGACGATTTTCGCTCCAACGGCCTCTTGCTTCCGTCAACCGAGGGAAGGGCGATCGCGATGGGGCTGCCACTCCATCGCGGACCGCACCGCCACTACAATGAAATCGTGATCGAGCGCGTCGGCTCGATCGAAACCGCATGGGCGTCGAAACATCCCTCAGATGACGGGCGCGCTGCGATAGACGCCATCTTCAGGCTTCAGCTGCTGCAGCTTGCTCTCCGACGCCGTCTCCTGGAAGAGCGTCGCCGGATAATCCTGAACCGCAAGGACCCCGTCGGCACTGGGTTCGATTTTACAGAACTCGATGCAATGGCAGAGGAACTGTGGCGATCTACTGCGCAATCCACGGCTTGA
- a CDS encoding NAD(P)H-dependent flavin oxidoreductase: MSLPAPFDRLRLPLIGSPLFIVSGPELVIAQCKAGVIGSFPALNARPQTLLDEWLHQITEELAKHNRENPDRPAAPFAVNQIVHKTNDRLDADMATCAKWQVPLVITSLGARPEIFDAVRSWGGITMHDVINNRFAHKAIEKGADGLIPVAAGAGGHAGTQSPFALMQEIREWFDGLVALSGSIANGASILAAQAMGADFGYAGSTFIATEEANAVQAYKDCIVASSADEIVYSNLFTGVHGNYLRRSIEAAGMDPDNLPVSDPSKMNFGSGGNTKAKAWKDIWGSGQGVGAIKSVGTVEDMVSRFEREYHAAKKALDAKSAFKPWIAQ, encoded by the coding sequence ATGTCTCTTCCTGCCCCTTTCGATCGCCTGCGCCTTCCGCTGATCGGATCCCCGCTGTTTATCGTGTCCGGTCCCGAACTGGTGATCGCGCAGTGCAAGGCCGGCGTTATCGGCAGCTTCCCCGCGCTCAATGCGCGTCCGCAGACCTTGCTCGACGAATGGCTGCACCAGATCACGGAAGAACTGGCCAAGCACAATCGCGAGAACCCTGACCGGCCCGCCGCTCCGTTTGCGGTCAACCAGATCGTCCACAAGACCAACGACCGTCTCGATGCCGACATGGCGACCTGCGCCAAATGGCAGGTGCCGCTCGTCATCACTTCGCTCGGCGCGCGCCCGGAAATCTTCGACGCCGTACGCAGCTGGGGCGGCATCACGATGCATGACGTGATCAACAACCGCTTTGCCCACAAGGCGATCGAAAAGGGTGCGGACGGCCTTATCCCCGTTGCGGCAGGTGCGGGCGGGCACGCCGGCACGCAATCGCCCTTCGCACTGATGCAGGAAATCCGCGAATGGTTCGATGGACTGGTCGCCCTGTCGGGCTCCATCGCCAATGGCGCATCGATCCTTGCTGCCCAGGCGATGGGCGCTGATTTCGGTTATGCCGGCAGCACCTTCATCGCCACTGAAGAGGCCAATGCGGTCCAGGCTTACAAGGACTGCATCGTCGCGAGTAGCGCCGACGAGATCGTCTATTCGAACCTGTTCACCGGTGTCCACGGCAACTACCTGCGCCGTTCAATCGAAGCGGCCGGAATGGATCCGGACAACCTCCCTGTCAGCGATCCCAGCAAGATGAATTTCGGAAGCGGCGGCAATACCAAGGCCAAGGCATGGAAGGACATCTGGGGCTCTGGCCAGGGTGTCGGCGCGATCAAGTCCGTCGGAACGGTCGAGGATATGGTCTCGCGTTTCGAGCGCGAATATCACGCGGCCAAGAAGGCGCTGGACGCAAAGTCCGCCTTCAAGCCGTGGATTGCGCAGTAG